Proteins encoded together in one Leisingera methylohalidivorans DSM 14336 window:
- a CDS encoding extracellular solute-binding protein: MCLKSKIAAVAAAAAALAAPASADHGQVRLYNWSGYIDPETVEGFQEATGTEIVLDTYGDADEAEARLLARGTNYDLAVVSSESVGRLTEAGAIRKFSLSDIPSAAALDPQLMQIFLASMPQAEGYALPYLWGTTGIAYDRNAVLKRLPDAPLDSWALVFDPENASKLADCGITIVNSVEEVVAAALAYLGLNPQSKSEQDLESAFGVLSAIAPYVRSFDSYQYDALMDGEVCLAVAWSTEGLAPLLEQESDRYHYVMPKEGTNLWADLFVIPSDASNLDASNQLVNHVLQPEEMARATLFTNATNSVLAARAEIGDPSYEIPALTLPQETRDRLYFVKPRSGEEKRGLDHRWRLLQIGL; the protein is encoded by the coding sequence ATGTGCCTGAAATCGAAGATTGCCGCAGTCGCTGCTGCCGCGGCCGCACTGGCAGCCCCGGCGTCAGCGGACCACGGTCAGGTGCGGCTGTACAACTGGAGCGGCTACATCGATCCGGAAACCGTCGAAGGTTTCCAGGAAGCCACGGGTACTGAGATCGTGCTGGACACCTATGGAGATGCCGACGAGGCCGAAGCGCGGCTGCTTGCCCGCGGCACCAACTATGACTTGGCGGTCGTTTCCTCTGAATCTGTCGGGCGCTTAACGGAGGCCGGGGCGATCCGGAAATTCAGCTTGTCTGATATTCCCAGCGCGGCCGCACTCGACCCCCAGCTGATGCAGATTTTCTTGGCATCAATGCCGCAAGCAGAAGGCTACGCCCTGCCGTACCTGTGGGGTACTACCGGGATCGCCTATGACCGCAACGCGGTGCTAAAGCGCTTGCCTGACGCACCGCTCGACAGCTGGGCACTGGTGTTCGACCCTGAAAATGCCAGCAAGCTCGCGGACTGCGGTATTACAATTGTCAATTCTGTCGAGGAAGTTGTGGCCGCCGCGCTCGCCTACCTTGGTCTGAACCCGCAATCGAAATCGGAACAGGATCTTGAGTCCGCATTCGGCGTGCTGTCCGCCATCGCGCCTTATGTCCGCTCTTTTGATTCTTATCAGTATGATGCGCTGATGGACGGCGAAGTCTGCCTGGCAGTCGCCTGGAGCACGGAAGGGCTGGCCCCACTGCTGGAGCAGGAAAGCGACAGGTATCACTACGTGATGCCGAAGGAAGGCACCAATTTATGGGCAGACCTGTTTGTTATCCCGAGCGATGCCAGCAACCTTGATGCATCGAACCAATTGGTGAATCACGTACTCCAACCGGAGGAGATGGCACGGGCGACGCTTTTCACCAATGCCACCAACAGCGTGCTGGCCGCGCGCGCAGAGATCGGCGATCCCAGTTACGAAATTCCTGCGCTGACTCTGCCGCAAGAAACCCGCGACAGGCTCTATTTCGTCAAACCCCGCAGTGGCGAGGAAAAACGCGGCCTCGACCACCGCTGGAGGCTGCTTCAGATCGGGCTGTAG